From the Terriglobales bacterium genome, one window contains:
- a CDS encoding tetratricopeptide repeat protein produces the protein MSSARRPSPCVVLLLLVAAACLPARAAEAPWVEVRSPHFTVLTDAGEKQGREVAQRFEQMRHVFGTLFERARINMPVPLVVVAFRSQGEIKQVLPLWKGKPVEDAGYYQPGSDCDYIALDLSAEDVWHVVFHEYAHLLLRGNYPTTQPWFDEGFAEYYATIDLTGKQVVVGKMPEGYGELLGSHTHMPLADLFNVAHDSSAYNESGSRRNLFYAQSWLVVHYLIDKKQMAQAGQYFDLVMNQHVPMADAIPRAFGMDAKHLGDAVDDYSRSAGAKAYIFDLPPLATAGDYSFRKLDALAGQAALADLKLHLRDHFDEGVSELEAVLQQKPDLAAAHRGLGYAYLRKGDFQRAGQHFQRAAELDPKDPQVLYYAALLMNRESLASGRPIADAGGMKQKLDTALTIDPEFADAWELLAFADLALQDERGALEALKRAIQLSPREEGYQLNLALFYMQQRRWDDASAILEHLKDSNDSAIATRAVQSLAALDEARVGRTAVTPLAQSSKYPASYDAPQWRPQPGQPAPDVTQPIQKEPEVAPDTRPIQFLKGRLVSVDCSAPPAAIVSIAAGSRVLRLRTPDRSKLVLIGAEAFSCDWHDLKVSVNYKAGGSVDGDLVSLELP, from the coding sequence ATGTCCTCCGCCCGCCGCCCATCGCCGTGTGTGGTCCTGCTCCTGCTGGTGGCCGCCGCCTGCCTGCCCGCGCGCGCCGCTGAAGCGCCGTGGGTGGAGGTGCGCTCGCCCCACTTCACCGTGCTCACCGACGCGGGCGAGAAGCAGGGCCGGGAGGTGGCGCAGCGCTTCGAGCAGATGCGCCATGTCTTCGGCACCCTCTTCGAGCGCGCCCGCATCAACATGCCGGTGCCGCTGGTGGTGGTGGCCTTCCGCAGCCAGGGCGAGATCAAGCAGGTGCTGCCGCTGTGGAAGGGCAAGCCGGTGGAGGACGCCGGCTACTACCAGCCCGGCTCGGATTGCGACTACATCGCGCTCGATCTCTCGGCGGAGGACGTGTGGCACGTGGTCTTCCACGAGTACGCGCACCTGCTGCTGCGCGGCAACTATCCCACCACCCAGCCCTGGTTCGACGAGGGCTTCGCCGAGTATTACGCCACCATCGATCTCACCGGCAAGCAGGTGGTGGTCGGCAAGATGCCGGAGGGCTACGGCGAACTGTTGGGCAGCCATACTCACATGCCGCTGGCCGACCTGTTCAACGTGGCCCACGACTCCAGCGCCTACAACGAGAGCGGCAGCCGCCGCAACCTCTTCTACGCCCAGTCCTGGCTGGTGGTGCACTACCTGATCGACAAGAAGCAGATGGCGCAGGCGGGCCAGTACTTCGACCTGGTGATGAACCAGCACGTGCCCATGGCCGATGCCATCCCCCGCGCCTTCGGCATGGACGCCAAGCACCTGGGCGACGCGGTGGACGACTACTCGCGCTCCGCCGGCGCCAAGGCCTACATCTTCGATCTGCCCCCGTTGGCCACCGCCGGCGACTACTCCTTCCGCAAGCTGGACGCGCTGGCCGGCCAGGCCGCGCTGGCCGACCTCAAGCTGCACCTGCGCGATCACTTCGACGAGGGGGTGAGCGAACTGGAGGCGGTGCTCCAGCAGAAGCCCGACTTGGCCGCCGCCCACCGCGGCCTGGGCTACGCCTACCTGCGCAAGGGCGACTTCCAGCGCGCCGGGCAGCACTTCCAGCGCGCCGCCGAGCTGGATCCCAAGGACCCGCAGGTGCTCTACTACGCCGCCCTGCTCATGAACCGCGAGAGCCTGGCCTCGGGACGGCCCATCGCCGACGCCGGCGGCATGAAGCAGAAGCTCGACACCGCGCTCACCATCGATCCCGAGTTCGCCGACGCCTGGGAGCTGCTGGCCTTCGCCGACCTCGCCCTGCAGGACGAGCGCGGCGCCCTGGAAGCCTTGAAGCGGGCCATCCAGCTCAGCCCTCGCGAGGAGGGCTACCAGCTCAACCTGGCGCTGTTCTACATGCAACAGCGGCGCTGGGACGACGCCTCCGCTATCCTGGAGCACCTGAAAGACAGCAACGACTCCGCCATCGCCACCCGCGCGGTGCAGAGCCTGGCGGCGCTGGACGAAGCCCGGGTGGGCCGCACCGCGGTCACGCCCCTGGCCCAGAGTTCGAAGTATCCCGCCTCCTACGACGCGCCCCAGTGGCGGCCGCAACCCGGCCAGCCCGCCCCCGACGTCACCCAGCCCATCCAGAAGGAGCCCGAGGTTGCTCCCGACACCCGCCCCATCCAGTTTCTGAAGGGGCGGCTGGTGAGCGTGGACTGCTCGGCGCCGCCCGCCGCCATCGTGAGCATCGCGGCGGGCAGCCGCGTCCTCCGCCTCCGCACCCCCGACCGCAGCAAGCTGGTGCTCATCGGCGCCGAGGCGTTTTCCTGCGACTGGCACGACCTCAAAGTGTCGGTCAACTACAAGGCCGGGGGCAGCGTGGACGGCGACCTGGTCTCGCTGGAGCTGCCCTAG
- a CDS encoding cold-shock protein, whose product MRERGTVKWFNGAKGYGFIQRSTGEDVFVHFSAIQENGYRTLNEGETVEFDLLKGPKGFQAANVTRV is encoded by the coding sequence GTGAGAGAGAGGGGTACAGTCAAGTGGTTCAACGGCGCCAAAGGGTACGGCTTCATCCAGCGTTCCACCGGGGAGGATGTCTTCGTCCACTTCTCCGCCATTCAGGAGAACGGCTACCGCACCCTGAATGAGGGCGAGACGGTGGAGTTCGACCTGCTGAAGGGGCCCAAGGGCTTCCAGGCCGCCAACGTCACCCGCGTCTAG
- a CDS encoding YihY/virulence factor BrkB family protein: MSIAPLSVPPAPAAPPPETGLLAAIVRLLRRRAWPLAQYLMRTEVHTFAFSVAANAILSFFPFIVLLMTLIRYVFHSQAMYDVVLQLLRDYLPAGQDFVIRNLKYLVATRHRVQVVSLLILLVTSSGVFLPLEVALNRVWGFPKNRSYFRNQLVSLGLAFSCGVLGLISIALTAGHQYLMERWLGPEAAGILRWPEFIIMKLFAALASIGIFFLIYWLLPNGKVRARAVLPAAIVTGILWDLAKYAYVLLLPWLNFQEAYGPFSISVTLMVWAFLSGLLLLAGAYLSAAHHA, encoded by the coding sequence ATGTCCATCGCGCCTCTCTCCGTGCCGCCGGCCCCGGCCGCCCCGCCGCCGGAAACCGGGTTGCTGGCTGCGATCGTCCGCCTGCTGCGCCGCCGTGCCTGGCCCCTGGCCCAGTACCTGATGCGCACCGAGGTGCACACCTTCGCCTTCTCGGTGGCGGCCAACGCCATCCTCTCCTTCTTCCCCTTCATCGTGCTGCTGATGACGCTGATCCGCTACGTTTTCCACTCCCAGGCCATGTACGACGTGGTGCTGCAACTGCTGCGCGACTACCTGCCCGCCGGCCAGGACTTCGTCATCCGCAACCTCAAGTACCTGGTGGCCACGCGCCACCGCGTGCAGGTGGTCTCGCTGCTCATCCTGCTGGTGACCTCCTCCGGAGTGTTTCTGCCCCTGGAGGTCGCACTCAACCGGGTGTGGGGCTTCCCCAAGAACCGCTCTTACTTCCGCAACCAACTGGTGTCGCTGGGGCTGGCCTTCTCCTGCGGCGTGCTGGGACTGATCTCCATCGCTCTCACCGCCGGCCACCAGTACCTGATGGAGCGCTGGTTGGGGCCGGAGGCGGCGGGCATCCTGCGCTGGCCCGAGTTCATCATCATGAAGCTGTTCGCCGCCCTGGCCAGCATCGGCATCTTCTTCCTCATCTACTGGCTGCTGCCCAACGGCAAGGTGAGGGCGCGGGCGGTGCTGCCCGCAGCCATCGTCACCGGCATCCTGTGGGACCTGGCCAAGTACGCGTACGTGCTGCTGCTGCCCTGGCTCAACTTCCAGGAGGCCTACGGGCCCTTCTCCATCTCCGTGACCCTGATGGTGTGGGCCTTCCTCTCCGGACTGCTGCTGCTGGCCGGGGCCTATCTCTCCGCCGCTCATCACGCATAG